The Halostagnicola larsenii XH-48 region CGACATCGATCTTCACAACCGATGGAGGGGTGAGGTCGCGTTCTTCGATGACTCTATCCCCTCGAACTGTCTCGACTTCGATTGTTTCCGTGGCCTGATCAGTGGCAATCGCATGCTCTCCTTCCCCAGCCTCATCGCCCGAGAGGGCAAAATCGATTGTTCCATTAGTATCCGAGAGCGCTACCTCGAGGACCCTTGCGTCGAGATTATTCAACTCGAGGTTGCCACGCAATCGCTCTGCGTTTCGAGATTCCGGTTCGAAGGCTACCGTTTGTTGAGATTGTAGTTTCATAGCTGCAAAGCACGTGTAGGTACCAACATTTGCCCCAACATCATAAACAATATCTGTCTTCTTAAGGGATTGGAGCAGGTCTTTAAGAATGGCTTCCTCCCCAGCAAAACTCCGGAATCGCATAAACTCGGTGAACGTATCTGTTTTAAATTCAATTTTGTGTCCATCTATGTCGTGTGTTTGTGTTTTTCCTGAGAAAACATATACCAATTTCCAGTATGGATCAGAAAGAATTTTATTAAGGCCTATTTGACGGACTATGTAGCGGAGGTGTCCGCTATAGAATTTGTCCCTCAATTTTTGCAACAGATATTGGGGTTTCACCATAGATAGCATGTTTACTGCCGTTCGGTCATAACTTATTAGTTAATCGTTGTGGTGGCTTTTATACTGAGTTTATGGACCAGTTCTACAAAGACGAACTGCAAGATAGATACAAACCATAATAAAGGTCACACCTTAATATGCGGGATACAAGCAATTCCCATACGTTGAATACCGTATTAGGGAGTGAATCAAAGAACACAGTATACAGTCGATCTTCGGCGATCCAGTCTGAAAGAGTTCGAAATGAAATCAACAGAGCAAGAAATTACAAGGCCTACTGTTTCGGTTATCATTCCGTCATACAACCGCTTTCGGCGAACGCAGCGTTCAGTGGATTCGGTTGCACAACAATCGTATCCAAATATTGAATTAATAGTAGTAGATGATGGATCTGACCGCGAACTCGAGGAGGTATTATCTATCCCCGATGATGTCTTTACGCAGTATTATATAATTCGACATGAAGCGAACCGTGGGGCAAATGCGGCCAGAAACACAGGTGTGAGGTCAGCAAGTGGGAAATATATCTCATTTTTGGATTCAGATGATGAATTCCATGATGGGTATCTCGAAACGGTCGTAAATACTTTCGAAAGCACTTCCCCAGATTGCGCCGGTGTTTATACCTCATACGTCATGGTCTATGACCAAGGTGATGATTCTATAAGTGAGGTGATAGAAGGAAAGACAGTCATAGATGACATAATAGTCAGAAATAAAATTGGCTCGTTTTCCTCTGTGACAATAAGGCGAGATATCCTTATTAGACTTGGTCTATTGGATGAATCGCTGCCATCAAAACAAGACTACGACATTTATTTGCGGATTCTTAAAGAAGGATACTTTCTCTATGGCGTATCAGACCCACTTGTTAATCATCATATCCATGAAAACAGGATATCCTCCGATATTAGCGCAAAAAAGGCTGGTAAATCTAAATTGTATGAAAAGCATTCAGATATCCTTGACAAGCGATGGTTATCTAATTCCTTACTCACTGAAGGATTTCAAATGGCTAAACAAGGAGATATCCATAACGCCCGACGGAAATTTTGCCGAGCCATCAGGAACAACCCTAAGAATATCAGAGGATATCCTCTTTTATTCCTATCATTATTTGGATCCCAAGCGTTCCAGAATGCTATTAAGCTTGTTCATAGATGGCAGTAAAAGCCTGTATTTAGATCTATTATACCTCACCAGCTTGTTCTGGACTTTGCCCCCGATCGGCTACAATGTTAAGAGATATTAGGCATAAAAACATCATCAACCAATT contains the following coding sequences:
- a CDS encoding FkbM family methyltransferase translates to MVKPQYLLQKLRDKFYSGHLRYIVRQIGLNKILSDPYWKLVYVFSGKTQTHDIDGHKIEFKTDTFTEFMRFRSFAGEEAILKDLLQSLKKTDIVYDVGANVGTYTCFAAMKLQSQQTVAFEPESRNAERLRGNLELNNLDARVLEVALSDTNGTIDFALSGDEAGEGEHAIATDQATETIEVETVRGDRVIEERDLTPPSVVKIDVEGAELSVLRGLSETLRENVRLAYVEVHSEKLPAFGDSAPEVRAFLEGAGFDVTELSSDRSEFFLRASK
- a CDS encoding glycosyltransferase family 2 protein is translated as MKSTEQEITRPTVSVIIPSYNRFRRTQRSVDSVAQQSYPNIELIVVDDGSDRELEEVLSIPDDVFTQYYIIRHEANRGANAARNTGVRSASGKYISFLDSDDEFHDGYLETVVNTFESTSPDCAGVYTSYVMVYDQGDDSISEVIEGKTVIDDIIVRNKIGSFSSVTIRRDILIRLGLLDESLPSKQDYDIYLRILKEGYFLYGVSDPLVNHHIHENRISSDISAKKAGKSKLYEKHSDILDKRWLSNSLLTEGFQMAKQGDIHNARRKFCRAIRNNPKNIRGYPLLFLSLFGSQAFQNAIKLVHRWQ